One window from the genome of Pseudomonadota bacterium encodes:
- the eno gene encoding phosphopyruvate hydratase yields MSQIISITGREILDSRGNPTVEVDVLLDSGAFGRAAVPSGASTGAHEAVEKRDGDKKRYGGKGVLQAVEAVNTHIADTICGMDPVNQLAIDQALIALDGTENKSRLGANAILGTSLAVAKAAADYHGLPLYRYLGGNFAHLLPVPMMNIINGGAHADNPIDIQEFMIMPVAAPTVAEAVRMGAEIFHALKKRLSDAGLNTNVGDEGGFAPNIGSAVEALDMITAAIEQAGYKPGEDIVLALDPASTEFYHDGKYHIEGKQLSSDEMVKYYVDLCKKYPIKSIEDGMAEDDWEGWENITSQLGKTVQLVGDDLYVTNVKRLQQGIDTKAGNAILVKVNQCGTLSESMAAIETAKRAGFGVVVSHRSGETEDSTIADLVVATNAGQIKTGSLARSDRTAKYNQLIRIEESLGHSARYAGKTVLK; encoded by the coding sequence ATGAGCCAAATTATCAGCATTACAGGACGTGAAATTCTGGACAGCCGCGGTAATCCGACGGTGGAAGTCGATGTATTACTGGATAGCGGCGCTTTCGGGCGTGCCGCCGTGCCGTCAGGCGCATCAACCGGCGCGCATGAAGCCGTGGAAAAACGTGACGGCGATAAAAAACGCTATGGCGGCAAAGGCGTGCTGCAGGCGGTCGAGGCCGTCAACACCCATATCGCCGATACGATCTGCGGTATGGATCCGGTCAACCAGCTGGCGATCGATCAGGCGCTGATTGCCCTGGACGGGACGGAAAACAAAAGCCGCCTTGGCGCAAACGCCATTTTAGGCACCAGCCTTGCCGTGGCAAAAGCGGCTGCCGATTATCACGGTCTGCCGCTTTACCGCTATCTGGGCGGTAATTTTGCGCATCTGCTGCCTGTGCCGATGATGAATATCATCAATGGCGGCGCACATGCCGATAACCCGATCGATATTCAGGAATTTATGATTATGCCTGTTGCGGCACCGACAGTCGCCGAAGCCGTACGCATGGGCGCGGAAATCTTTCATGCGCTGAAAAAACGTCTCTCCGATGCCGGATTGAACACCAATGTCGGCGATGAAGGCGGTTTTGCTCCGAATATCGGATCAGCGGTCGAAGCGCTGGATATGATTACCGCCGCGATCGAACAGGCGGGTTATAAGCCGGGCGAAGATATCGTGCTGGCGCTTGATCCCGCCTCTACCGAATTCTATCATGACGGCAAATACCATATCGAAGGCAAGCAGCTGTCTTCGGATGAAATGGTGAAATACTATGTTGACCTGTGCAAAAAATACCCGATCAAATCCATCGAGGACGGCATGGCCGAAGACGATTGGGAAGGCTGGGAAAATATTACATCACAGCTGGGTAAAACCGTCCAGCTGGTCGGGGATGACCTCTATGTCACCAATGTAAAACGCCTGCAGCAGGGTATTGATACCAAGGCCGGAAACGCCATTCTGGTCAAAGTCAATCAATGCGGCACGTTAAGCGAGTCCATGGCGGCGATTGAAACGGCAAAACGCGCCGGTTTCGGCGTTGTCGTCTCGCACAGATCAGGTGAGACGGAAGACAGCACTATTGCCGATCTGGTTGTCGCGACCAATGCCGGACAGATCAAGACAGGATCCCTCGCCCGTTCCGACCGGACAGCGAAATATAACCAATTGATCCGCATTGAGGAAAGCCTCGGACATTCCGCACGTTACGCCGGAAAAACCGTTCTGAAATAA
- a CDS encoding squalene/phytoene synthase family protein, whose product MFKFSYCADLLRRSDPAQFSLCLFTPFPGREGLFNLYALLHEIRRIPHQATDPAAAQIRLKWWHDRIDDLYNETVPAGHPVLEAFLLTKPRQGKEALQNYIMAVQEMLFTEDAPALFQTAEELKRLSDRLACYILDIPVDERADPAVFAAADLLLGVTRRLAEQKEPELPPEFWQDKDAVRKKIQDVKQSAGTARNAQKKISRSKKGRAVYLSQALAMQQLQQIEKTGYDLRDNRLTALPPFSTLRLLLRVGLGQF is encoded by the coding sequence ATGTTCAAATTTTCTTATTGTGCAGATTTACTGCGCCGGAGCGATCCGGCGCAGTTTTCTCTGTGTTTGTTTACGCCCTTTCCCGGACGGGAAGGGCTGTTTAACCTTTATGCACTGCTGCATGAAATCCGGCGCATTCCGCATCAGGCAACAGATCCCGCTGCTGCACAAATCCGTTTGAAATGGTGGCATGACCGGATTGATGATCTTTACAACGAGACTGTTCCGGCAGGGCATCCTGTGCTGGAGGCTTTTCTCCTGACCAAGCCGCGGCAGGGAAAAGAGGCTTTGCAAAATTATATCATGGCCGTGCAGGAGATGCTTTTTACGGAAGATGCTCCAGCGCTGTTTCAAACGGCGGAAGAGTTGAAACGCCTGTCCGACAGGCTCGCCTGTTACATTCTCGATATTCCCGTTGACGAGCGTGCTGATCCGGCGGTCTTTGCGGCGGCAGATCTGTTGCTGGGGGTGACGCGCCGCCTTGCCGAACAGAAAGAACCTGAGCTGCCGCCGGAATTCTGGCAGGATAAAGATGCGGTCAGAAAAAAAATACAGGACGTAAAGCAATCCGCGGGCACCGCCCGCAATGCACAGAAAAAAATATCCCGCAGCAAAAAAGGGCGCGCGGTTTATTTGTCACAAGCGCTTGCCATGCAGCAATTGCAGCAAATCGAAAAAACGGGATATGATTTGCGGGATAACCGTTTGACGGCTTTGCCGCCTTTTAGCACATTACGCTTGCTGCTGCGGGTCGGATTAGGGCAATTTTAG
- a CDS encoding isoprenyl transferase, translating to MQQQDSQNPQTHAVPRHVAFIMDGNGRWAKARGLPRVEGHRRGSNAARDTVKAAHKRGIRYVTFFAFSAENWSRPAAEVKELMNMMRHYLKHDVEELQKYNARLHVIGDRTRLPQDIVAEIEKWEETTKDNNEIDVIMALSYGGRQELIRAVHNIAQAAQQGEISLEEIDEELISKHLMTKDIPDPDLLIRTSGEQRISNFLLWQIAYTEFYFTETAWPDFAEKELDKALESYAGRDRRYGGLPDAEPRQASGG from the coding sequence ATGCAGCAGCAGGACAGTCAAAATCCGCAAACACATGCCGTTCCCCGCCATGTCGCCTTTATCATGGATGGTAACGGACGCTGGGCTAAAGCCCGCGGCCTGCCGCGCGTGGAAGGTCACCGCCGCGGTTCCAATGCTGCGCGCGATACGGTGAAGGCGGCGCATAAGCGCGGCATCCGCTATGTGACCTTTTTTGCCTTTTCGGCGGAAAACTGGTCCCGCCCCGCGGCGGAAGTCAAAGAACTGATGAATATGATGCGCCATTATCTGAAACATGATGTGGAAGAGCTGCAAAAATACAATGCCCGCCTGCATGTGATCGGTGACCGCACCCGTTTGCCGCAGGATATCGTGGCGGAAATCGAAAAATGGGAAGAAACCACCAAAGACAATAACGAGATTGATGTCATCATGGCACTTAGCTATGGCGGGCGGCAAGAGCTGATCCGTGCCGTTCATAATATTGCCCAAGCTGCGCAGCAAGGCGAAATATCTCTTGAAGAAATAGATGAGGAATTGATATCCAAACATCTGATGACAAAAGATATTCCTGATCCTGATCTTCTTATTCGTACCAGCGGTGAGCAGCGTATCAGTAACTTCCTGCTGTGGCAGATTGCCTATACGGAATTCTATTTCACCGAAACGGCCTGGCCGGATTTTGCGGAAAAGGAGCTGGATAAAGCCCTTGAATCCTATGCCGGACGCGACCGCCGCTATGGCGGGTTGCCTGATGCAGAGCCGCGTCAGGCTTCAGGGGGCTGA
- the rseP gene encoding RIP metalloprotease RseP encodes MLTNLLETPYAFLRDYGGPFVLVISILVFVHEWGHYIIARWCGVRIEKFSIGFGPEIFGWTDRHGTRWKFSWIPLGGYVQMFGDSDPASSHHDDEVYDENGKTRKMTKAEKKVAFYTQDLWKRAAIVFAGPAINYIFAIILLTGLFMFHGQPYTPPIAATLVEGAPAEIAGVQPDDKIIALNGEKMQRFEDLVRVTSVNLDTPMDVTLLRSNGDGTWNEDSPVTLKITPTVYEVEDNFGFRHEIGRIGIFSPTGQSGLEKHNVFTAFGASVYESWRLTALTLKGVWQMISGTRNAEELGGILRMGAYAGEFAQAGIVSFITFAALLSINLGLINLFPIPLLDGGHLVFYAFEAVKGKPLSAKVQEYALRTGLVMVLGIMLFATWNDLSQLKFFEYIGSFLSS; translated from the coding sequence ATGCTGACAAACCTGCTGGAAACGCCTTACGCGTTTTTAAGAGATTACGGGGGACCGTTCGTTCTGGTCATTAGTATTCTTGTCTTTGTGCATGAATGGGGCCATTACATCATCGCCCGCTGGTGCGGTGTAAGGATCGAAAAATTTTCCATCGGCTTCGGACCGGAGATTTTCGGCTGGACCGACCGTCATGGTACGCGCTGGAAGTTCAGCTGGATTCCGCTTGGCGGCTATGTCCAGATGTTCGGCGATTCAGACCCTGCCAGCAGCCACCATGATGACGAAGTCTATGATGAAAACGGCAAAACCCGCAAAATGACCAAAGCGGAGAAGAAGGTCGCTTTCTATACGCAGGATCTCTGGAAACGCGCGGCGATTGTGTTCGCAGGCCCTGCGATTAACTATATTTTCGCGATTATTCTGCTGACCGGATTGTTTATGTTTCATGGCCAGCCTTACACGCCGCCGATTGCCGCAACACTGGTTGAGGGCGCACCGGCCGAGATCGCGGGCGTGCAGCCGGATGACAAGATCATCGCCTTGAATGGCGAGAAAATGCAGCGTTTTGAGGATCTGGTACGCGTGACATCCGTCAATCTTGATACGCCGATGGATGTGACATTGCTGCGCTCCAACGGTGACGGTACATGGAATGAAGACTCGCCGGTGACGCTGAAAATAACGCCGACCGTCTATGAAGTGGAAGATAATTTCGGCTTCCGTCACGAAATCGGGCGCATCGGTATTTTCAGCCCGACCGGGCAAAGCGGCCTTGAAAAGCACAATGTCTTTACGGCTTTTGGCGCATCGGTTTATGAAAGCTGGCGCTTGACCGCGCTGACGCTGAAAGGCGTGTGGCAAATGATCTCAGGCACAAGGAATGCCGAAGAGCTTGGCGGTATTTTGCGCATGGGTGCTTATGCGGGTGAATTCGCGCAGGCGGGAATTGTCTCATTCATTACCTTTGCCGCATTGCTGTCGATTAATCTGGGCTTGATCAATCTGTTCCCGATCCCGCTTTTGGATGGCGGCCACCTTGTTTTTTATGCCTTCGAGGCTGTGAAAGGCAAACCGCTTTCCGCCAAAGTGCAGGAATATGCGCTGAGAACGGGGCTGGTGATGGTGCTGGGGATTATGCTTTTCGCCACATGGAATGATTTATCGCAGCTCAAGTTCTTTGAATATATCGGAAGTTTTCTTTCTTCTTGA
- a CDS encoding OmpA family protein: protein MHIVSGLSSVKTAVITVLAVFIIAGCAAQGTRYLSVEKMTPPENTYQRTLFQQYLDLAREQAARADYADSDAFARRAAAVVDGMTVLPEEISARQLPEKSVKVLTSARKRLMRAFGHPDGRVRVPYALATAQTQFDCWMELQEEGYTPDEIAVCRNHFFAALSSVECDLFPSFGRREWVIYFGDKKDNLDDAAFTTIAVIQQLAQIYEDTTFIINAHADDMAGNYDSNQQLSQRRADTVINTLVDGGLHENRIVTVKSWGKGRPAIMTEDGTARPENDRVTVLMADPME, encoded by the coding sequence ATGCATATTGTGTCAGGATTATCATCCGTAAAAACTGCCGTTATCACTGTTTTGGCTGTGTTTATCATAGCCGGATGTGCCGCGCAGGGGACACGTTATCTGAGTGTTGAGAAGATGACGCCGCCGGAAAATACTTATCAGCGCACATTATTTCAGCAATATCTGGATTTGGCACGTGAGCAGGCCGCACGCGCCGATTATGCGGATTCCGATGCCTTTGCCCGCCGCGCCGCCGCTGTTGTGGACGGTATGACCGTGCTGCCGGAAGAGATTTCCGCCCGTCAACTGCCGGAAAAAAGCGTCAAAGTACTGACATCCGCCCGCAAACGGCTGATGCGTGCCTTCGGCCATCCCGATGGCCGTGTGCGTGTGCCTTATGCCTTGGCGACGGCACAGACGCAGTTTGACTGCTGGATGGAATTGCAGGAAGAAGGTTACACGCCCGACGAGATTGCCGTCTGCCGCAATCACTTCTTTGCCGCGCTCAGCAGCGTAGAGTGCGATCTGTTTCCTTCTTTTGGCCGCAGAGAATGGGTGATTTATTTCGGCGATAAAAAGGACAATCTGGATGATGCCGCTTTCACAACTATCGCCGTTATTCAGCAATTGGCACAAATTTACGAAGACACGACATTCATCATCAACGCCCATGCAGACGATATGGCCGGAAACTATGACAGCAATCAGCAGCTATCGCAGCGACGCGCCGATACGGTGATTAATACGCTGGTTGACGGCGGTCTGCATGAAAACCGTATCGTAACCGTCAAAAGCTGGGGGAAAGGGCGTCCTGCAATCATGACCGAAGACGGTACTGCACGTCCGGAAAATGACCGCGTGACCGTGCTGATGGCCGATCCGATGGAATAA
- a CDS encoding phosphatidate cytidylyltransferase, with translation MSSLAKRVISACVMLPLVLAAMWYGGWGFLIFIFVLTVAAVFEWGRMALSGDKKAKDFVILSAGYLYILFAASAMIFLRLKNENGFALTLLVFGMIWATDICAYFSGKTIGGPKMAPKISPNKTWAGMIGGMLGSAGVAALFTLDAYRPAALDDWSLLCMLILGACFAVIGQAGDLLVSAMKRKYGVKDTGHLIPGHGGVLDRIDALLLAAPVFSAILIFGG, from the coding sequence ATGAGCAGCCTTGCAAAACGCGTCATTTCAGCATGTGTCATGCTTCCCCTCGTTCTTGCCGCGATGTGGTATGGCGGTTGGGGATTTCTGATTTTTATCTTTGTGCTGACTGTGGCCGCTGTTTTTGAATGGGGGCGGATGGCACTGTCGGGAGATAAAAAAGCAAAGGATTTTGTTATTTTATCAGCGGGTTATCTGTACATTCTTTTTGCAGCCAGTGCGATGATTTTCCTGCGCCTGAAGAATGAAAACGGTTTTGCGCTGACTTTGCTGGTCTTTGGCATGATCTGGGCAACGGATATTTGCGCCTATTTCTCCGGAAAAACCATCGGCGGGCCGAAAATGGCACCGAAAATCAGCCCCAATAAAACATGGGCGGGGATGATCGGCGGTATGCTCGGTTCTGCCGGCGTGGCGGCACTGTTTACGCTGGATGCCTACAGACCCGCGGCTTTGGATGATTGGAGCCTGTTATGCATGTTAATTCTGGGCGCCTGTTTTGCCGTGATCGGGCAGGCGGGTGATTTACTGGTATCCGCGATGAAACGCAAATACGGCGTAAAGGATACCGGGCATTTGATTCCCGGACATGGCGGTGTGCTTGACAGGATTGACGCGCTGCTGCTGGCCGCACCTGTATTTTCGGCCATTTTGATCTTTGGGGGGTAA
- a CDS encoding AMIN domain-containing protein: MPATAQAVDVDNIRFGKPDPASFRIVTELAADSDFDAFFLDDPKRLVLDIPGAAFKTDAFKPENRAPVSAFRFGTPEEGTGRIVFELKKRLTIKQAFFLPGKDGLPARIVVDVIDASPAVFSENIGAVWQRRKTGGNTAFILRASPPAADAGMEKAMAPRPQATPATPLAEPPPESIAEIIADNPPPEEHAEIAIIALPSRKPVIRRYTIVIDPGHGGKDPGAVNGKIYEKHITLSLARQIKKTLESTGRYQVHLTRNRDVFVPLRERVSIARKAGAELFISIHADKIGRRDVRGSSLYTLSRQASDKETAKLAENANFSERIAGIDLSQQDKDIANILIDLAMRDTMNHSNVLAETLLKGFRKSKIRLLGRPHRSAGFAVLTAPDTPSVLLEAGFVSNRGEAILLSSAAHQQKIATAILDGVDSYFQKLEKAALH; encoded by the coding sequence ATGCCCGCAACCGCGCAGGCTGTGGATGTTGATAACATCCGCTTTGGCAAACCCGATCCCGCCAGTTTCCGGATCGTGACCGAACTGGCTGCGGACAGCGATTTTGACGCGTTCTTTTTAGATGACCCGAAACGGCTTGTCCTTGATATTCCCGGCGCAGCTTTCAAAACGGATGCCTTCAAGCCGGAAAACCGTGCTCCCGTATCAGCCTTTCGTTTCGGCACGCCCGAAGAAGGCACCGGCCGCATTGTTTTCGAGCTAAAAAAGCGCCTGACGATCAAGCAGGCTTTTTTTCTGCCGGGTAAGGACGGCCTCCCCGCCCGGATTGTCGTGGATGTGATTGATGCCTCTCCCGCGGTTTTTTCTGAAAATATCGGTGCCGTCTGGCAACGCCGGAAAACGGGGGGTAATACGGCTTTTATACTGCGCGCCTCACCACCGGCCGCTGATGCGGGTATGGAAAAAGCAATGGCGCCGCGCCCGCAGGCGACGCCCGCAACGCCTCTTGCGGAACCGCCCCCTGAAAGCATCGCAGAAATCATCGCCGATAATCCGCCGCCGGAAGAACATGCGGAGATTGCGATCATCGCCCTGCCCAGCCGCAAACCGGTCATCCGGCGTTACACGATCGTGATTGACCCCGGACACGGCGGCAAGGATCCCGGTGCCGTGAACGGCAAGATTTACGAGAAACATATTACGCTGTCACTGGCGCGGCAGATCAAAAAAACACTCGAGAGTACCGGACGTTATCAAGTCCATTTGACGCGCAACCGTGATGTGTTTGTCCCCTTGCGCGAACGCGTCAGCATTGCCCGTAAAGCAGGCGCAGAGCTTTTTATCTCCATCCATGCCGATAAGATCGGCCGCAGGGATGTGCGCGGCAGTTCTCTTTATACGCTGTCCCGTCAGGCATCGGATAAGGAAACCGCAAAACTGGCCGAAAATGCCAACTTTTCCGAGCGAATTGCCGGAATTGACTTATCGCAGCAGGATAAGGATATCGCCAATATTCTGATTGATCTGGCGATGCGCGATACGATGAACCATTCCAATGTCTTGGCGGAAACGCTGCTAAAAGGGTTCCGCAAAAGCAAGATTCGCCTGCTGGGCCGACCGCACCGCTCTGCCGGTTTTGCTGTGCTGACAGCGCCCGATACCCCTTCCGTCCTTTTGGAAGCCGGTTTTGTCAGCAACCGCGGCGAGGCCATATTACTGAGTTCCGCCGCGCATCAGCAAAAAATCGCTACCGCCATTCTTGACGGTGTGGACAGCTATTTCCAAAAACTTGAAAAAGCGGCTTTACATTGA
- a CDS encoding 1-deoxy-D-xylulose-5-phosphate reductoisomerase, whose amino-acid sequence MPQLQQNRRPAAQPVPAHRKITVLGATGSVGTNTLDLLASDKESFSICALTGGGNAALLAAQARQFRPDFVALADAGGYETLKDALAGTGIACGAGENAVMEAAAMAADVTVAAISGFAGLKPALAAIEQGNILALANKESLVCAGAYMTVAAQKAGCDILPVDSEHNAIFQVLDSKTPESVKRLILTASGGPFLHKSRAEITDVTPAEAVAHPNWSMGAKISVDSATMMNKALEVIEAHYLFNVPQEKIDVLMHPQSIVHSMVEYIDGSILAQLGASDMRTPIAYALAWPERMTTTGESLDLTKPQNLEFLPPDVARFPALALVREVLQAGGAMPTVFNSANEVAVAAFLDGAIGFTAIESLVSAAVENAAGRIPSPENLDDIFAVDQEIRAFTRERIAQMPKTRL is encoded by the coding sequence ATGCCGCAGCTACAGCAAAACAGGCGACCGGCAGCGCAACCCGTACCGGCACACAGAAAAATAACGGTTCTTGGTGCCACGGGCTCGGTCGGTACAAATACACTTGACCTACTGGCTTCCGATAAAGAGAGTTTCAGCATCTGCGCATTGACGGGCGGGGGCAATGCCGCGCTTTTGGCTGCGCAGGCGCGGCAATTCCGTCCGGATTTTGTCGCTCTGGCAGATGCCGGCGGATACGAAACATTGAAAGATGCGCTGGCAGGAACAGGTATTGCCTGCGGTGCAGGCGAAAATGCCGTGATGGAAGCCGCCGCGATGGCAGCGGATGTGACGGTTGCGGCGATTTCAGGATTTGCAGGGCTGAAACCGGCACTGGCGGCAATAGAGCAGGGCAATATTCTGGCACTGGCAAATAAAGAGTCCCTCGTTTGTGCGGGGGCCTATATGACCGTTGCGGCGCAAAAAGCCGGCTGCGATATTCTGCCGGTGGATAGCGAGCATAATGCGATTTTCCAGGTTCTGGACAGCAAGACTCCCGAAAGCGTCAAAAGGCTGATTTTAACGGCCTCCGGCGGGCCTTTCTTGCATAAGAGCCGCGCGGAAATTACAGATGTTACCCCCGCCGAAGCTGTGGCGCATCCGAACTGGTCAATGGGGGCGAAAATCTCCGTTGATAGCGCAACGATGATGAATAAAGCGCTGGAAGTCATTGAAGCGCATTATCTTTTTAATGTTCCGCAAGAAAAAATAGATGTGCTGATGCATCCGCAATCCATCGTCCATTCCATGGTTGAATATATTGACGGCTCTATTCTGGCGCAGCTGGGAGCCTCGGATATGCGTACGCCGATTGCCTATGCGCTGGCATGGCCGGAACGCATGACAACGACAGGGGAGAGCCTTGATTTGACAAAACCGCAAAATTTGGAATTTTTACCGCCCGATGTTGCGCGTTTCCCCGCATTGGCTCTGGTGCGGGAGGTTTTGCAGGCCGGCGGCGCAATGCCGACAGTGTTTAACAGTGCAAATGAAGTGGCCGTTGCCGCATTTTTGGATGGCGCAATCGGCTTTACCGCGATAGAGTCTCTTGTCTCCGCAGCTGTTGAAAATGCTGCAGGCCGGATTCCAAGCCCGGAAAATCTGGATGATATTTTCGCTGTAGACCAAGAAATCCGTGCCTTTACGCGTGAGCGGATTGCGCAGATGCCCAAAACACGGTTATAA